In Streptomyces griseiscabiei, a single genomic region encodes these proteins:
- a CDS encoding MAB_1171c family putative transporter, translating to MSDAFAYAIAALLMVQALMRAPSALKGRRRKRSLWGAFAALSAAWIARTTLGRTFINDLGIPDLAYLVKHVLAITGICVLLRYITAVYATAEPSAHVPRTVRVSRLVHRIAARASLGTVIVMALVFTFVLDDVVADVPYFMGRHAGDPGLAIYMSLFYLYTAAAAAVCAVQWGGAVKQIPQRAVKIGMGMMAVAMVLAVVYALLRIAYVILITVTPVSEDFSLAQEAVTDTLLYTTFLLWGFGAIAPAFRAANDRVHTMTHLAAIHPLWRDLAQIEPSRIRQRPRRLLERFGPMAQLNKMRDLHSSYDDSPAARLHRYITEILDVILELSRHAPHDLAELARQRADGSTPERKRITAEALWIRAASAAYLTQPVGAPAPLPFDFGKNLAVEVPHFRAVAAAYTRTSADEGWEILEGASQHGAPAQA from the coding sequence ATGTCTGACGCGTTCGCCTACGCCATCGCAGCTCTCCTGATGGTGCAGGCACTGATGAGAGCCCCCTCAGCGCTCAAGGGGCGGAGGCGCAAGAGGTCGCTGTGGGGAGCCTTCGCTGCGCTGTCCGCAGCATGGATCGCCAGGACCACCCTGGGACGCACCTTCATCAATGACCTCGGCATCCCCGACCTGGCATACCTGGTCAAGCACGTGCTCGCCATCACCGGCATCTGCGTGCTGCTGCGCTACATCACCGCAGTCTACGCCACCGCCGAGCCCTCCGCACACGTGCCGCGCACGGTCCGTGTCTCCCGGCTGGTCCACCGCATCGCGGCCCGGGCGTCCCTGGGCACCGTCATCGTGATGGCCCTGGTGTTCACCTTCGTGCTCGACGACGTGGTCGCCGATGTCCCGTACTTCATGGGCCGGCACGCCGGCGATCCGGGACTGGCGATCTACATGTCCCTCTTCTACCTCTACACTGCGGCCGCGGCCGCGGTGTGCGCCGTGCAGTGGGGCGGCGCGGTCAAGCAGATACCCCAGCGCGCCGTGAAGATCGGCATGGGGATGATGGCCGTCGCGATGGTGCTGGCCGTCGTGTACGCCCTGCTGCGCATCGCCTACGTCATCCTGATCACCGTCACCCCGGTGTCCGAGGACTTCTCCCTCGCCCAGGAAGCAGTCACCGACACTTTGCTCTACACGACCTTCCTCCTGTGGGGCTTCGGCGCGATCGCCCCGGCTTTCCGCGCCGCCAACGACCGCGTGCACACGATGACCCACCTCGCGGCCATCCACCCTTTGTGGCGTGACCTCGCACAAATCGAGCCGAGCCGCATCAGGCAGAGGCCCCGGCGTCTGCTGGAGCGGTTCGGCCCGATGGCGCAGCTCAACAAGATGCGTGACCTGCACAGCAGCTACGACGACTCGCCGGCCGCTCGCCTGCACCGCTACATCACCGAGATCCTGGACGTCATCCTCGAACTCAGCCGCCACGCGCCCCACGACCTGGCTGAACTCGCCCGGCAGCGCGCCGACGGCAGCACGCCCGAGCGGAAGAGGATCACGGCCGAAGCGCTGTGGATCCGTGCCGCCAGCGCGGCCTACCTCACCCAGCCCGTGGGCGCGCCGGCCCCGCTCCCCTTCGACTTCGGCAAGAACCTTGCCGTCGAGGTGCCCCACTTCCGTGCCGTGGCCGCGGCTTACACCCGCACCAGCGCGGACGAGGGCTGGGAGATCCTCGAAGGCGCTTCCCAGCACGGCGCCCCGGCCCAGGCCTGA
- a CDS encoding MAB_1171c family putative transporter, which yields MKDILHPLCLAIAGTGFLLLLRDLGKHRRNPALVALAFTYGFSALSYVTSITWVWVRIDGFFGITNVAVPIAQSCVVLVLALQASVLAHWSMPVEAARRRTRHLLIAAGVVIAAMAVLFTLLTPTAQRPADFSLYYAHDPYFQAYLLLYMVAYSVAEVYLAWSCWKYARTTSNRSISTGLRLVAIGATITLGYSGIRMAGVFGGMLDFSVKGLDPYAWICGDVGATLTQIGYFLPTLALRLSSLRNWINTHLTYRRLRHLWAALTQANPGIALLQPDRQHEAILQGRSVNFPLLRRSTEIRHGQKLLRRYLDPAVLIESEARRQREGLTGDELAAAVTADQISAALVRLAEDTAVDAPADYADSNLSLPAYEDELHHLERVAEFFTAPRTEATATDPTSTTSGART from the coding sequence TTGAAAGACATACTTCACCCGCTCTGTCTGGCCATCGCCGGCACCGGGTTCCTTCTCCTGCTCCGCGACCTGGGCAAGCACCGGCGCAACCCCGCACTGGTCGCCCTGGCCTTCACCTACGGATTCTCGGCGCTCAGCTACGTCACGTCGATCACCTGGGTGTGGGTACGCATCGACGGCTTCTTCGGCATCACGAACGTGGCCGTCCCAATCGCCCAGAGCTGCGTGGTCCTGGTCCTGGCGCTGCAGGCCAGCGTCCTGGCCCACTGGTCCATGCCCGTCGAAGCCGCCCGCCGGCGTACCCGGCACCTGCTCATCGCGGCCGGTGTCGTCATCGCCGCGATGGCGGTGCTCTTCACCCTGCTGACCCCCACAGCGCAGCGCCCCGCGGACTTCTCGCTGTACTACGCCCACGACCCGTACTTCCAGGCCTACCTGCTGCTCTACATGGTGGCGTACAGCGTCGCCGAGGTGTACCTCGCCTGGTCCTGCTGGAAGTACGCCCGCACCACGTCGAACCGCTCGATCTCCACCGGCCTGCGGCTCGTCGCGATCGGCGCGACCATCACCCTCGGCTACAGCGGGATCCGCATGGCCGGCGTGTTCGGCGGCATGCTCGACTTCAGCGTGAAGGGCCTCGACCCATACGCCTGGATCTGCGGCGACGTGGGCGCCACCTTGACCCAAATCGGTTATTTCCTGCCGACACTGGCCCTGCGCCTGTCCTCGCTCCGCAACTGGATCAACACACACCTCACCTACCGGCGGCTGCGGCATCTGTGGGCCGCCCTCACCCAGGCCAACCCAGGCATCGCCCTCCTCCAGCCGGACCGGCAGCACGAAGCCATCCTCCAGGGCCGCAGCGTCAACTTCCCCCTGCTGCGTCGTAGCACCGAGATCCGCCACGGCCAGAAGCTGCTCCGCCGTTACCTGGACCCCGCGGTACTCATTGAGTCCGAAGCCCGGCGTCAGCGTGAAGGGCTCACCGGCGACGAGCTGGCAGCGGCCGTCACCGCCGACCAGATCAGCGCGGCCCTCGTGCGCCTCGCCGAGGACACGGCAGTCGACGCCCCGGCGGACTACGCCGACTCGAACCTGTCCTTGCCCGCCTACGAGGACGAGCTCCACCACCTCGAACGCGTCGCAGAGTTCTTCACCGCGCCCCGGACAGAAGCAACCGCCACCGATCCCACCAGCACCACATCAGGAGCCCGTACGTGA